From the Nocardiopsis changdeensis genome, one window contains:
- the fepB gene encoding Fe2+-enterobactin ABC transporter substrate-binding protein, whose product MKQVKLLHSLAVGAALAMALTACGTGGGSEAAGAQDTDTGEIRAVTHIYGETEIPADPQSVVAVSVTAAPVLLSLDVPVVAAGTTTPSALTDDNGFFAQWAPVAEERGVEPLPGPEISLEAVAAAGPDLIVGNGFGADAVDEATYEKLSEIAPTVVYGEGDVSWVDLTEQYARALDRTDRFEEITGEYDALVEESAARISTEQPVAVLSVTPNGFNVFTAESAQGRLATDLGLTLQELPEDAAADSTQGARTDIVGVAPENADALGDATLLFVNPQGDELDSYLETAPILESLPAWEDERAFTLGPSSFRMDYYSVPLLAERLTEVLPS is encoded by the coding sequence ATGAAGCAAGTAAAGCTCCTGCACAGCCTAGCCGTCGGCGCCGCCCTGGCCATGGCCCTCACCGCCTGTGGAACCGGGGGCGGCTCCGAAGCCGCCGGGGCGCAGGACACGGACACCGGGGAGATCCGGGCCGTCACCCACATCTACGGCGAGACCGAGATCCCCGCCGACCCCCAGAGCGTGGTCGCCGTCAGCGTCACCGCGGCCCCGGTCCTGCTGAGCCTGGACGTCCCCGTGGTCGCCGCCGGCACCACCACCCCCAGCGCCCTCACCGACGACAACGGCTTCTTCGCCCAGTGGGCCCCGGTGGCCGAGGAGCGCGGTGTCGAACCGCTGCCCGGCCCCGAGATCTCGCTGGAGGCGGTCGCCGCCGCCGGGCCCGACCTCATCGTCGGCAACGGCTTCGGGGCGGACGCCGTCGACGAGGCGACCTACGAGAAGCTCTCCGAGATCGCGCCCACCGTCGTCTACGGCGAGGGCGACGTCTCCTGGGTGGACCTGACCGAGCAGTACGCCCGGGCCTTGGACCGCACCGACCGGTTCGAGGAGATCACCGGGGAGTACGACGCCCTGGTCGAGGAGTCCGCGGCGCGGATCTCCACCGAGCAGCCGGTGGCCGTCCTCAGCGTCACCCCCAACGGGTTCAACGTGTTCACCGCCGAGTCCGCCCAGGGGCGCCTGGCCACCGACCTGGGGCTGACCCTCCAGGAGCTGCCCGAGGACGCGGCGGCCGACAGCACCCAGGGCGCGCGCACCGACATCGTCGGCGTGGCCCCCGAGAACGCCGACGCCCTGGGCGACGCGACCCTGCTGTTCGTGAACCCGCAGGGCGACGAGCTCGACTCCTACCTGGAGACGGCCCCCATCCTGGAGAGCCTGCCCGCCTGGGAGGACGAGCGCGCCTTCACCCTGGGCCCGTCGTCGTTCCGGATGGACTACTACAGCGTCCCCCTGCTGGCCGAGCGCCTGACCGAGGTCCTCCCCTCCTGA
- a CDS encoding MarR family winged helix-turn-helix transcriptional regulator, giving the protein MTATSPTGQNAPAGTAPRRPSTRDAGEALLRVAHRVEGLLSELAAEHGLTAFQARALRALHDVSSQGALARQLGCTASRISVITRELEERGLVRKTASISDRRMRMARPTAEGTRIVEAIGAGLTARSPLSALSEDRVAALFDLMSEVEGVPEA; this is encoded by the coding sequence ATGACGGCGACGTCGCCGACCGGTCAGAACGCACCCGCCGGGACCGCACCCCGCAGGCCCTCGACACGGGACGCGGGCGAGGCGCTGCTGCGCGTCGCCCACCGGGTGGAGGGACTGCTGTCCGAGCTGGCCGCGGAGCACGGGCTCACCGCGTTCCAGGCCCGCGCCCTGCGCGCGCTGCACGACGTCTCCTCCCAGGGGGCGCTGGCCAGGCAGCTGGGCTGCACCGCCTCGCGGATCTCGGTCATCACCCGGGAGCTGGAGGAGCGCGGCCTGGTGAGGAAGACCGCCTCCATCAGCGACCGGCGCATGCGGATGGCGCGGCCCACGGCGGAGGGCACCCGGATCGTCGAGGCCATCGGCGCGGGGCTCACCGCCCGGTCCCCGCTCAGCGCCCTGTCCGAGGACCGGGTCGCCGCGCTGTTCGACCTGATGTCCGAGGTGGAGGGCGTTCCTGAAGCCTGA